One Setaria italica strain Yugu1 chromosome II, Setaria_italica_v2.0, whole genome shotgun sequence DNA segment encodes these proteins:
- the LOC101785718 gene encoding H/ACA ribonucleoprotein complex subunit 4: protein MSSTPPAVASPASEQAKSKKKKHKSKDAAAAIDPPSLAEAEEKTDGYLIKPQSLVPSLDASTWPLLLKNYDRLNVRTGHYTPLPSGHSPLKRPLAEYLRYGVINLDKPSNPSSHEVVAWIKRLLRAEKTGHSGTLDPKVTGNLIVCVDRATRLVKSQQGAGKEYVCVARFHAAVPDTARVARALEALTGAVFQRPPLISAVKRQLRVRTIYESKLLEHDPERHLAVFWISCEAGTYVRTLCVHLGLLLGVGAHMQELRRVRSGILGEQDNMVTMHDVMDAMWSLDNHKDESYLRRIVMPLEVLLTSYKRLVVKDSAVNAICYGAKLMIPGLLRFENDIETGEEVVLMTTKGEAIAIGIAEMTTAVMATCDHGAVAKIKRVVMDRDTYPRKWGLGPVALKKKKLIAEGLLDKHGKPNEKTPAEWLRNVVLPTGGDVSIASIAAAPEPEKAKVEQDAVGGEEVKEKKRKKDEENDDGDASIPVKKIKVEEAAEVVEGEKSEKKKKKKKKDKAESGSAELKEEKVDVADEKDGSEKKKKKKKSKEGSDVTDPEIAQTRDSAESEKSEKKKEKKKKKSRDAEEAQ, encoded by the coding sequence atgtcgtccacgccgccggccgtcgcgtCCCCCGCTTCCGAGCAAGCCAaatccaagaagaagaagcacaaGTCGAaggacgccgctgccgccatcgatCCGCCATCGCTCGCCGAGGCCGAGGAGAAGACCGATGGCTACCTAATCAAGCCCCAGTCCCTGGTTCCGTCCCTCGACGCCTCCACATGGCCGCTCCTCCTCAAGAACTACGACCGCCTCAACGTCCGCACCGGCCACTACACCCCTCTCCCCTCCGGCCACTCGCCGCTCAAGCGTCCCCTCGCAGAGTACCTCCGGTACGGCGTCATCAACCTCGACAAGCCATCCAACCCGTCCTCCCACGAGGTGGTGGCCTGGATCAagcgcctcctccgcgccgagAAGACCGGCCACAGCGGCACGCTCGATCCCAAGGTCACAGGCAACCTCATCGTCTGCGTCGACCGCGCCACGCGCCTCGTCAAGTCGCAGCAGGGCGCCGGGAAGGAGTACGTCTGCGTCGCGCGCTTCCACGCCGCCGTGCCTGACACGGCCCGCGTGGCGCGCGCGCTCGAGGCGCTCACGGGCGCCGTCTTCCAGCGCCCGCCGCTCATCTCCGCGGTGAAGCGCCAGCTCAGGGTGCGGACCATCTACGAGAGCAAGCTGCTGGAGCACGACCCCGAGCGCCACCTTGCGGTGTTCTGGATCTCCTGTGAGGCAGGTACCTATGTCCGGACTCTCTGTGTGCACCTTGGCCTGCTCCTTGGCGTCGGCGCCCATATGCAGGAGCTGCGCCGTGTCCGGTCGGGGATCCTGGGGGAGCAGGACAACATGGTGACCATGCACGATGTGATGGACGCGATGTGGTCGCTCGACAACCACAAGGACGAGTCCTACCTGAGGCGCATCGTCATGCCGCTTGAGGTACTGCTTACTAGCTACAAGAGGCTTGTTGTGAAGGACTCTGCTGTGAATGCTATCTGCTATGGTGCTAAGCTCATGATCCCTGGGTTGCTTCGGTTTGAGAATGATATTGAGACTGGAGAGGAGGTTGTTCTGATGACAACAAAGGGGGAGGCCATTGCTATAGGTATTGCTGAGATGACCACTGCTGTCATGGCGACTTGTGACCATGGTGCGGTCGCAAAGATCAAGAGGGTTGTGATGGACAGAGACACATACCCGAGGAAGTGGGGGCTTGGCCCAGTGGCCCTCAAGAAGAAAAAGCTGATTGCTGAGGGCCTCCTTGATAAGCATGGGAAGCCAAATGAGAAGACCCCAGCTGAGTGGCTCCGGAATGTGGTGCTTCCCACTGGCGGTGATGTATCGATTGCTAGCATTGCAGCTGCTCCTGAGCCAGAGAAGGCAAAGGTGGAACAAGATGCTGTCGGCGGTGAAGAGGtcaaggagaagaagaggaagaaggatgagGAGAATGATGATGGTGATGCTTCCATTCCTGTGAAGAAGATCAAGGTTGAGGAAGCTGCTGAGGTAGTGGAAGGGGAAAAGagtgagaagaagaagaagaagaagaagaaagataaGGCTGAATCAGGATCGGCGGAACTGAAGGAGGAGAAGGTTGATGTGGCTGACGAGAAGGATGGAAgcgaaaagaaaaagaagaagaagaagagcaaggaaGGAAGCGATGTCACGGATCCAGAGATTGCTCAAACCCGAGACAGCGCGGAATCTGAGAAGAgcgagaagaaaaaggagaagaaaaagaagaagagtcGAGATGCAGAGGAGGCGCAGTAG
- the LOC101786126 gene encoding probable transcription factor At3g04930: MPPTGDDPSAAAGISFPDADGGGGGDSEDGDFADAHLLDPTDPSLHNPTTSSATGLPHAVPAGGSGGGPVTSGNGGERRPLFQRLWTEEDEIVILRGFAEFTAARGTAFASHQYDTDPFYEDMRRRLQLDFSKSQLVEKLRRLKRKYRNCVSRLRESGATFSFRSPHEQAIFEIARNIWRPTNKHGRDPSADSDDEDAAANTSPNGEVKSPSGRQRRRRRATDFAAAAGTAPATSMVQPPQPVQLPVSVPVKMEDSLPALPQTQMPVTVTMDGSEPLRLPVMSPQSGVSDAEKSCLTPLLKEMIRAVINVGTNPFGTKLPEPPLGLPMEGEKWRKQRILELEVYLKRIELLQDQAKATLEELKSSTPGT, translated from the coding sequence ATGCCTCCCACCGGCGACGacccgtcggccgccgccggcatctccTTCCCcgacgcggacggcggcggcggcggcgattctGAAGACGGCGACTTCGCCGACGCTCACCTCCTCGACCCTACCGATCCGAGCCTCCACaaccccaccacctcctccgccaccggccTGCCACACGCGGTcccggcgggcgggagcggcggcggcccggtCACCTCCGGCAAcggcggggagcggcggcccCTGTTCCAGCGGCTCTGGACCGAGGAGGACGAGATCGTGATCCTCCGCGGCTTCGCCGAGTTCACCGCCGCGCGCGGCACGGCGTTCGCGTCGCACCAGTACGACACCGACCCCTTCTACGAGGAcatgcgccgccgcctgcagctcGATTTCTCCAAGAGCCAGCTCGTCgagaagctccgccgcctcaAGCGCAAGTACCGCAATTGCGTCTCCCGGCTCCGCGAGTCCGGCGCCACCTTCTCCTTCCGCTCGCCGCACGAGCAGGCCATCTTTGAGATCGCGCGCAACATCTGGCGCCCCACAAATAAACACGGCCGCGATCCCTCGGCTGACTCTGACGATGAAGACGCCGCCGCGAATACCAGCCCCAATGGGGAAGTCAAGTCGCCGTCGGGGCGACAGCGACGCCGCAGGCGCGCGACGGATTTCGCGGCAGCCGCTGGCACTGCCCCTGCCACCAGCATGGTGCAGCCCCCTCAGCCAGTGCAATTGCCTGTGTCAGTGCCTGTCAAGATGGAAGACTCCCTCCCAGCACTGCCCCAGACACAAATGCCTGTGACAGTGACCATGGATGGCTCAGAGCCTCTCAGGTTGCCAGTCATGTCACCTCAATCAGGTGTTTCGGATGCTGAGAAGAGTTGCCTGACTCCACTACTTAAGGAGATGATACGTGCAGTGATAAATGTCGGAACTAACCCCTTCGGCACAAAACTGCCGGAGCCGCCACTTGGGTTGCCCATGGAAGGGGAGAAATGGAGGAAGCAGCGGATTTTGGAGTTGGAGGTGTACTTGAAGAGGATCGAGCTGCTGCAGGATCAGGCAAAGGCAACACTGGAGGAGCTCAAGTCCTCAACCCCTGGGACTTGA
- the LOC101786528 gene encoding DNA annealing helicase and endonuclease ZRANB3 — MAGLGGGGWGGYYDDDDWDLSAEQLDQIERDAIRQLAERKASSSAASTAPVPAPALGAVSPLPSRATAPAAAASSPLGGNHPAARASLEARFGKVEALSPMRNAVNNSQGSAPKVSVHLFLHSSGVIAAKFPYHQLLVDACRKIPKASWNAKERIWMFPPSSLSIAEEVLDSVHGLAVEVRKLDPLVQRALVAALASKDLRGFYDRIPPEVESKLMPFQREGIRFVLQHGGRALIADEMGLGKTLQAIAVASCLHDAWPVLVIAPSSLRLQWASMIQSWLNIPMEDILVVLPQTGGSHKAGFRLVYSNTKGDFRLDGVFNVISYDVVPKIQSTLLDLDFKIVIADESHFLKNGQAKRTIASLPVLQKAQYVILLSGTPALSRPIELFTQLQALYPTVYKNVSEYGNRYCKGGFFGVYQGASNHEELHNLMKATVMIRRLKKDVLSQLPVKRRQQIFLDLSEKDVKYVRALFHELETLKIKIESADSKEMIDSLKFTQKNLITKLYTDSATAKIPAVLDFLGTVIEADCKFLIFAHHQNMVEAIEQYLLKKKVKCIKIDGQTPVTTRQTLVTDFQNKDDIRAAVLSIRAGGYGLTLTAASTVIFAELSWTPGDIIQAEDRAHRIGQVSSVNIYYLLSNDTIDDLMWDAVQGKLENLGQMLDGQENTLDVSQIDSRPSPSKQQKTLDGFLKRCSTSTEGQPSTKHPRF, encoded by the exons ATGGCgggcctcggcggcggaggctggggCGGCTACTACGACGATGACGACTGGGACCTCAGCGCGGAGCAGCTGGACCAGATCGAGCGGGACGCCATCCGCCAGCTCGCCGAGCGGaaggcctcctcctccgcggcctccaCCGCCCCCGTCCCCGCCCCCGCACTCGGGGCCGTCTCGCCGCTCCCCTCCCGCgccaccgcgccggcggcggccgcctcgtcgcctcTCGGGGGTAACCACCCCGCTGCCAGGGCCTCTTTGGAGGCCCGCTTCGGCAAG GTAGAAGCACTTTCTCCTATGAGAAATGCAG TGAATAATAGCCAGGGCAGTGCACCTAAGGTATCTGTACATCTTTTCCTCCATTCTAGCGGTGTGATTGCAGCAAAGTTCCCATACCACCAG TTACTTGTGGATGCATGTCGCAAGATCCCGAAAGCCAGCTGGAATGCGAAAGAAAG GATATGGATGTTCCCTCCCTCATCTTTATCAATAGCAGAGGAGGTTCTTGATTCAGTGCATGGATTAGCTGTAGAG GTTCGCAAATTGGATCCTCTAGTTCAGCGTGCTTTAGTGGCTGCTTTAGCCTCCAAAGATCTTCGAG GTTTCTATGACAGGATTCCCCCTGAAGTTGAGTCAAAGCTTATGCCATTTCAGCGTGAAGGCATCAG GTTTGTTTTACAGCACGGTGGCAGAGCCCTGATTGCAGATGAAATGGGTCTTGGAAAGACATTACAG GCAATTGCTGTTGCTTCTTGCCTTCATGATGCCTGGCCAGTTCTTGTAATCGCTCCATCTTCCTTGCGATTGCAGTGGGCATCT ATGATTCAGAGTTGGCTTAACATCCCCATGGAAGATATCTTG GTGGTATTGCCACAAACTGGAGGATCACATAAGGCTGGATTCAGATTGGTTTACTCAAACACTAAAGGAGATTTTCGCTTGGATGGGGTTTTCAATGTGATATCTTACGATGTAGTTCCCAAAATACAAAGCACACTTCTGGATTTGGATTTCAAG ATTGTTATAGCTGATGAATCACATTTTCTGAAGAATGGCCAAGCGAAGAGAACGATTGCTTCACTTCCTGTTCTGCAG AAAGCTCAATATGTCATTTTGCTTAGCGGAACTCCTGCTTTGTCTCGCCCGATTGAGCTGTTTACTCAG CTCCAGGCACTGTATCCTACTGTGTACAAGAATGTTAGCGAGTATGGCAATAGATATTGCAAGGGT GGCTTTTTCGGGGTGTATCAAGGTGCTAGCAACCATGAGGAGCTGCATAATCTGATGAAAGCAACTGTCATGATCCGTAGGTTGAAAAAAGATGTCCTTTCACAGTTGCCTGTTAAACGTAGACAACAG ATCTTTCTAGATTTAAGTGAGAAAGATGTGAAATATGTCCGTGCTCTGTTTCATGAG TTGGAGACTCTGAAGATCAAAATCGAGTCCGCTGACTCCAAGGAGATGATTGACTCTCTCAAATTTACTCAAAAGAACCTTATCACTAAG CTCTACACTGATTCAGCCACAGCCAAAATTCCAGCTGTGTTGGATTTCCTGGGCACTGTAATTGAG GCAGATTGCAAGTTCTTAATATTTGCTCATCATCAAAACATGGTTGAGGCCATCGAACAATATCTCTTG AAAAAGAAAGTGAAGTGTATCAAAATTGATGGCCAGACGCCTGTAACTACAAGACAAACCTTAGTCACAGATTTCCAAAATAAGGATGACATCAGGGCAGCTGTG TTATCCATCAGAGCTGGAGGCTACGGGTTAACTTTGACAGCAGCAAGTACAGTAATCTTTGCTGAGTTATCATGGACTCCTGGCGACATTATTCAAGCTGAAGATCGTGCCCACCGGATCGGTCAA GTTTCATCAGTCAACATTTATTACCTTCTCTCAAATGACACTATAGATGATCTTATGTG GGACGCTGTTCAAGGCAAACTTGAAAATCTGGGACAg ATGCTGGATGGGCAGGAGAATACGCTGGATGTTTCCCAGATCGACTCCAGGCCAAGCCCCTCAAAGCAGCAGAAGACGCTTGACGGCTTCCTCAAGCGGTGCAGCACCTCCACGGAGGGTCAGCCCAGCACGAAGCACCCTCGGTTCTGA
- the LOC101752648 gene encoding uncharacterized protein LOC101752648, whose product MSKKRKSLKPTKSLRDAEEVLTPDYIVGDALDDLLSKLVRSVEVAKASRGGLPEKIWMKKQFAIGVNDVTRVLERMPPAAAPDSAHSSSEAQTVSGRRRAPLVPLQAVLVAADCNPKWLTKHIPTLASTRQVPVLCLKDNKGGSVRLGHVVNLRTALAIGVKAGDSIINKTIDEFLECNKQ is encoded by the exons atgagcaagaagaggaagtcTCTGAAGCCAACCAAGTCGTTGAGAGATGCTGAAGAAGT ACTAACTCCAGATTACATTGTAGGAGACGCTCTTGACGACCTATTGTCGAAACTTGTCAG GAGTGTAGAGGTTGCAAAGGCTTCAAGGGGAGGTTTACCAGAAAAGATATGGATGAAG AAACAATTTGCTATCGGGGTCAATGATGTGACAAGGGTTCTCGAGAGAATGCCTCCCGCTGCTGCCCCTGATTCTGCTCACAGTTCTAGTGAAGCACAAACTGTCTCAGGTCGGCGTAGAGCTCCTTTGGTGCCACTGCAG GCTGTCCTTGTAGCTGCCGATTGCAATCCCAAGTGGTTAACAAAACATATACCAACCCTGGCATCTACAAGGCAGGTTCCAGTATTGTGCCTCAAGGACAACAAAGGAGGCTCGGTGAGGTTAGGTCATGTGGTGAATCTCAGAACAGCACTCGCCATTGGAGTAAAG GCCGGAGACAGCATAATCAACAAGACTATTGACGAGTTCCTGGAGTGTAATAAGCAATGA
- the LOC101753337 gene encoding dirigent protein 5: protein MQGLMPTCKLITVIPAILLLLGLMTGVAHGRRRLVSSHDGEPCLNMTVYYHDILYDGTNTANATAAAATQPTLLSRSVSINDTYFGEIVVFNDVVTAAPALASAPVARAEGFYFYDRKEALSAWFAFSLVFNSTAHRGTLNLMGADLMAEKTRDISVVGGTGDFFMARGVATLRTDTFQGLYYFRLQMDIKLYECYV, encoded by the coding sequence ATGCAAGGCCTTATGCCAACTTGCAAGCTCATCACTGTGATCCCTGCCATCTTGCTGCTGCTTGGACTGATGACCGGCGTcgcccatggccggcggcggctcgtgtCCAGCCACGACGGCGAGCCGTGCCTGAACATGACGGTCTACTACCACGACATCCTCTACGACGGCACCAACACGGCgaacgcgacggcggcggcggcgacgcagccGACGCTGCTGAGCAGGTCGGTGTCCATCAACGACACCTACTTCGGCGAGATCGTAGTGTTCAACGACGTGGTGACGGCTgcgccggcgctggcgtcgGCGCCGGTGGCGCGCGCGGAGGGGTTCTACTTCTACGACAGGAAGGAGGCGCTCAGCGCGTGGTTCGCCTTCTCCCTCGTGTTCAACTCCACGGCGCACAGGGGCACGCTCAACCTCATGGGCGCCGACCTCATGGCGGAGAAGACGAGGGACATCTCCGTCGTCGGCGGCACCGGCGACTTCTTCATGGCGCGCGGCGTCGCCACGCTGCGCACCGACACCTTCCAGGGCCTGTACTACTTCAGGCTGCAGATGGACATCAAGCTCTACGAGTGCTACGTCTAA
- the LOC101757392 gene encoding dirigent protein 5 — translation MQGHAPSSKFIVISSIAVMLLLGQLAGVAHGGGRQRNPPCKEMTVYYHNILYDGTNTANATAAFATQPTLLSRSASINDTYFGEIVVFDDPVTAGPALASEPVARAQGFFFYDKKESPNAWFAFSLVFNSTAHRGTLNLMGADLMAEKTRDISVVGGTGDFFMARGVATLRTDSYEGLYYFRLQMDIKLYDCYDV, via the coding sequence ATGCAAGGCCACGCGCCATCTTCCAAGTTCATCGTCATCAGCTCGATCGCTGTGATGTTGCTGCTTGGGCAGCTGGCTGGCGTCGCCCACGGTGGTGGGCGCCAGAGGAACCCGCCGTGCAAGGAGATGACGGTGTACTACCACAACATCCTCTACGACGGCACCAACACGGCGAACGCGACGGCGGCGTTCGCGACGCAGCCGACGCTGCTGAGCCGGTCGGCGTCCATCAACGACACCTACTTCGGCGAGATCGTGGTGTTCGACGACCCGGTGACGGCGGGGCCGGCGCTGGCGTCGGAGCCGGTGGCGCGCGCGCAGGGCTTCTTCTTCTACGACAAGAAGGAGTCCCCCAACGCGTGGTTCGCCTTCTCCCTCGTCTTCAACTCCACGGCGCACAGGGGCACCCTCAACCTCATGGGCGCCGACCTCATGGCGGAGAAGACGAGGGACATCTCCGTCGTCGGCGGCACCGGCGACTTCTTCATGGCGCGCGGCGTCGCCACGCTGCGCACCGACTCGTACGAGGGCCTCTACTACTTCAGGCTCCAGATGGACATCAAGCTCTACGACTGCTACGACGTCTAA